The Actinoplanes sp. N902-109 genomic interval GGGGAAGCGCATGGTCATCGCAGCTGCCCCAGGTCCTTGTCGCCGCGGCCGGAGAGAGTCAGCAGCACCGTGGAACCGCGGGGCAGTTCGTCGGTGCCCGCCGCGCGCAGCACCCAGGCCACCGCATGCGCCGACTCGAGCGCGCAGATGATGCCCTCGGCTCGGGCCAGCCGGTGCAGCGCCGCCAGAACCTCGTCGTCGCTGACCGTCACATAGGTGGCGCGGCCGGAGCGGCCGAGGTGGGCGTGTTCGGGGCCGACGCCCGGGTAGTCCAGGCCGGCGGCGATCGAGTGGGCCTCGGCGACCTGCCCGTCGGCGTTCTGCAGCACCAGCGAGCGGGAGCCGTGCACCACGCCGGGCGTGCCGTCGGTCATCGCCGCGCCGCCCGCGGCTTCCACCCCGATCAGCCGCGCTGTGGTGTCGGCAAAACCGGCGAACGTGCCCGCCGCGTTCGAGCCGCCGCCGACGCAGGCCACCACCACGTCGGGTACGCCGGTGGGGAGTTCCGCGGCGACCTGCCGGCGGGCCTCGTCGCCGATGACGGACTGGAACTCGCGGATCATCCACGGGTACGGGTGTGGACCGGCCACCGAGCCGAGGCAGAAGTGGCTGTCGTCCACCGCAGCGACCCACTGGCGCATCGCCTCGTTGGTGGCGTCCTTGAGCGTGCGGCTGCCCGCGGTCACCGGCACCACCTCGGCGCCGAGCAGCTGCATGCGCGCGACGTTGAGCGCCTGCCGGTCGATGTCGCGCTCGCCCATGTAGACGGTGGCCCGCAGGCCGAACAGGGCCGCGGCCGTGGCGGTGGCGACGCCGTGCTGGCCCGCGCCGGTCTCGGCGATCAGCCGGGTCTTGCCCATCCGCTGGGCGAGCAGCGCCTGACCCAGCACATTGTTGATCTTGTGAGAGCCGGTGTGGGCCAGGTCCTCACGCTTGAGCAGCAGCGTGATGCCCAGCTCCGCGGAAAGGTTCCAGGCCGGGGTGAGTGCGGTGGGCCGGCCGGCGTAGCGGGTACGGAACATGTCGAGCTGATGGCGGAAGCCGGCGTCGGCCCAGGCGTCGCGGAACGCCTCCTCCACCGCGGCGCAGGCCGGGATCAGGGCCTCGGGCACGAAGCGTCCGCCGAACTCACCGAAGCGGCCCCCGACGGCCGGTTCGCGCAGGTATCGGGTGGCGATGACAGTCATGACGCCCTCCAAAGTTATATAACTCTTGGAGCATCATGTCATAGCTTTGCCGAAAGTTCTATAACTGTTGGAGGGCGTGGAACCAGGTGGCGGCCATCTGGCGGTACCCCGCGTCGTTGGGGTGCAGCTTGTCGGACAGATCCGCGGGCCCGCGTACGGCCGACTGGTCGACAAGATGGAAGTGCGCCCCCGCCGCAGCCACGATCGCGGGCACCTGCTCGTTGTAGGCGTCGGCGCGGCGCTGGCGGGTGCGTCCGTCGCCGATGTCCTGGTTGCCGATGATCTCGGCGACGTAGACCTCGGCGGCCGGACGGTCGCGGGCGATCGTGGCCAGCACCCGGGTGAGGACCTGCGGGGCCAGCGCCGCCGCAGCCGGGGTCCGCAGGTCGTTGGTTCCGGCGTGCAGCAGGACGACGTCCGGGCGGGCCGTGTCCAGCCAGGCGTCGAGGTGCCGGGCGAGCTGGGTCAGGGTCCAGCCGGAATGGCCCTCGTGGTCGGCGTCCGGGCCGGCGCCGGTGTGCTGGGAGCCGACGAAGTCGACCCGGATGCCCGCGGCGGTCAACCGGCGGTAGAGCAGCGCGCGGTAGCCGCTGCCGTCGACGGAACCGGCGCCCATCGTGATGGAGTCGCCCAACGGCATGACCCGCAGCACCCGCGTCACCGCCGGAGCCGCGCCGGACGAGGGCACACCGGACGACGACGGCGACGACATACCGGATGGCGGCGGCGCTGCGGGTGCGGCGCAGCCGGCCGGCATCAGCAGGCCCAGCGAGCCCGCCAGGCCCAGCAGGCGAAGTCCTCCCGGCAGCGCACCGGATCCCAGCAACCGCATCATGAGCCTCCCTGGGTCCGTTCGGTCACAGCGGCACAAAGCTGAGCGGCATTCGATAATGCGGTGGTGCAGGCACTCGAGATCGCGTGCGACGAGTCCGGGTACGAGGGCGAGAAGCTCATCGACACCACCACCGATGTCTTCGCGCACGCCGGGGTCCGGCTCAGCGTGGAGACCGCCGCCGGCTGCCTGGCCGAGCTGCGCCGGCGGGTCCGGTCCCCCGCTACCGAGTACAAGGCCGGCCACCTGCTGCGCGAGAAGCACCGGGCGGTGCTGGTGTGGTTGCTGGGACCGTCGAGCCCGGTCTACCGCAACGCGCACGTGTTTCTCATCGACAAGGTGTACTTCGTGCTCGGCAAGCTGACCGATCTGCTGCTCGGCCAGCCGGTCGAGGCCGGGTTGTCGGCGGACCGGCGGGCGCGGGCGGCGTCCGAGGTGCTGTACCGCGACGGGACCAGCCACGAGTTCCTGGTCGCCGCCAACACGATGATGCGGGGGCGCGATCGCAGGGACGTCGACGGGCCGGTCAGCGCGTTCTTCCGGATCGCCGGCGGGCTGGCGGGGCGCGAGCGGGCAACAGCTTTCCGCGTACGGATGAAAGACGATCCGGTGCTGTCGTTGCTGGATCCGCTGATCCCCGCGCTGGTGCGGGCGGTGACCCGGTGGGGCGGTGACGGGCACGCGGTGACGGTGGTGCACGACCGGCAGACGATGCTGCCCGGCGAACGGGTGGACCGGCTGCGTCACCTGCTGCACCGGTCCGGCGTCGTGCTCACCGACGTGCGGCTGGCTCCGGCCGAGTACGAACCGCGGGTGCAGCTCGCCGACATCCTGGCCGGCACCGTTCGCAAGATCGCGCAGGACGAGCTGCACGGGCACGGCGACCCCGAGCTGACCACACTGATCCGGCCGTACCTCGACGCGCATTCCATCTGGGGCGACCGGCGCAGCTGGGCCCTGATGCATGCCTGACGACGCGCCGACCCGGGGCTACTTGCAACTGAAAACCGTTTCCAACAGGATGGTGCTGCCGCCACCCGGCGGTGTTCCGTACCTGGAAGGGAGCTTTTGCCATGTCCTTGAACGTCTCCCCGGATCTGCTCGCCGTTGCCGAACGCGGCGATGTGACCGATGTCGAGTTCGTCAACTGCGTGCGTACGTCGCTGCCGTACGCATGGCAGGTGGTCAGCTTGGTGATGGCCGAGCTGCACCGCGCCGACGCCGAGTTCGCCGACCACGAGGTGCCGCCGCCCTCCGAAGCCGAGCGGGGGCAGCTGTTGCGGGCGCTGGCCAGTGACGCGATCCGGGGCGGGCTGGAGCGGCACTTCGGCGCCAAGCTGGCGTTCCAGAACTGCCACCGGGTCGCCGCGTTCCGGTTCCCGGCGGTTGACAACGAGCGCTACCAGGCGTTCGTGTCGCCGCGCGGGCAGCTGCTGAACCAGTCGCCCGAACTGCGCAACTGCTGAACCGGGCAGCCGCGCCCGAGGAGCCGGGCAACGTACCCGCTGACCGGCTCCCCGGGCGTCACATCCAGGGGGCGATGACCTCTTCCTCGACGTACAGGGTCGCGTTGTTGCGGCCGCGGCGCTTGGAGCGGTACATCGCCGCGTCCGCGTGGCGCATCAGGGCCTTGGCGTCCGAGCCGCCGGCGTACGCCAGCGCCACACCGACGCTGCACCCCACATCGAGCTTGAGGCCGGCCACCGAGGCGTTGCTGGTAATGCCGTCGATGAGCCGCTGGGCCACGCCGACCGCCTCCTCGGCGTTGCGCACCCGGGTCAGCACGACGCCGAACTCGTCGCCGCCCAGCCGGCCGGCCGTGTCGGTGTCGCGGGTGGTGCGCTTGATGACCGTGCTGATCGTCTGCAGCAGCCGGTCGCCGACGTCGTGGCCGTACGTGTCGTTGACCGCCTTGAAGCCGTCCAGGTCGCAGAAGAGCATGGCGACCGGGTGCTGGTAGCGGGTGCCCTGCGCGAGGGCGCGTTCGAGGTCGCGCTTGAGCGTCGGGCCGTTGGCCAGCCCGGTGAGGCTGTCGTGCGAGGCCGCGTAGGCGATGCGGTCCTGCACGGCGCGCCGCTCGGTGATGTCGCGCTGGTGGCTGACGATGGCGTGCACCGCGGGGTGGGCCAGCATGTTGCGGGCGATGATCTCGTGCCAGTGCCAGGAGCCGTTGGCGTGCCGCACGCGCAGCTCGGCGGAGTGCTCCACGGTGCTGTCGGAGGCCAGCAGCCGGGTGAACAGCTCCATCGAGGCGACCTCGTCCTCCGGGTGGAACAGCCCGTGCAGGACCCGGCCGTGCAGTTCCTCGGGCCGGTATCCCATCACCGGCAGCGCGGCCGGGCTGACGTAGGAGACGTTGCCGTCGGCGTCGCTCATCGTGATGACCTCGGAGCCGTCGCGCACCAGCGCCCGGAACCGGTCCTCGCTGAGCCGGGTGGCGACCTCGGCCTGCTCGCGCTGGGCGACGAACCGCCCGAGCGCCCGGGCGGTGGCCACCGTGCCGAGGGCGACCAGCGCGGCCAGCACGTGGGACTCGGCGACGTCGAGGTGGGTGGGCAGCCAGCCGGCGGCGACCGCGGCCTGCCCGGCCGCCAGCGAGGTGACACCGGCCAGGGCGGCCGGTTTCCAGGCCCGCGAGCCGGCCCGGTGCAGGTGCAGCACCAGGATGTAGGCGTGCGCCACGGCCAGCAGCGCACCCCAGCCCAGCAGGTACGAGGTGACGGTGGCGATCCACATCTGCAGTGCGACGTCCAGGCCGGGCCGGTTGTCGCCGGCCAGCACCCGCTGCACCGCCGGCTGCTGCAGGATCGCGCCGGCGCCCAGCGTCGTGGCGAACGCCCACAGCGGGGCCGTGCCGATCAGGCCGAAACCGTCCAGCACCACGACGGCGACCAGCGCGAGGATGGGCTCCATCCCGTGTCGGGCGAACATTGTCGCCCGGGTCGCTGTCGTCTGCATGGGTCTCGTCTCTCCAGGGGTCGGGAGGTGGCAGACCCTCTGATCGGCTGCCCCGGCGCGCATCCAAGGGTCCGGCCGGGAAAACTGGCCCATGCGCGCCGACGGCGGCTACGTCGACGCGATCCTGCCCTGAGCATTCCGCGGGCCGGCAGCCGGTCGCGGGGCATGAAAAAGCCGCCACGACCGGTGGCGGCTTCCTCAGGTGGCGTTCAGCGCCCGTCAGCCCACCCTGCGGTAGGCGCTCGGGGTGCCCGGATAGTCGATCTTGGCCATCCGCACCTTGTCGCCGGTGTGCGGCGCATGCACGATCAAGCCGTTGCCGACGTAGATCGCCACATGATGCACCGGGGAACCGTAGAAGATCAGGTCCCCGATCCTCAGGTCGCTCCGGCTGATCGCCCGGCCGGACTGCACCTGGTCACCGGTGAAGTGGGCGAGGCTGACCCCGACCGTCCGCCAGGCGACCTGGGTGAGACCGGAGCAGTCGTACCCCGTCGGTCCCGCGGAACCGAAGATGTACGGCTTGCCGATCAGCGAGCACGCTTTCTGCGCGGCGATGTTCCCCGGTTCCTGGGTGAAGGTCTGGGGACACGGGCCGAGCTCGAGCGGGCCCTGGTCGGCACCGCTGGCGCCGTAGGCCTGGATCCGCAGCTTCTGCAGATCGTCGACCTTCTTCTGGATCTGGTTCTTGCGAGTGGCGAGGTCCTTGTCGCGGGCCGCGACCGCATCGGTCAGAGTGGCCAGATCCTGCTTGTCCTTCGCGTACTTGTCACGCAGCTTCGCCACGCCTGCCACCTGCTCCTGCTGGTGGCGGGCGATCTGGTCGAGGTAGGTCAGCTTCTCGGTGAGACCGGTCGGCGTCCCGGTGACGACCATCGACTGCAGCGCGCCGGGGGATCCCCGCATGTACGCGTCGGAGGCCATGCTGCCCACCTGCGACATGGCCAGATCAACCTGCAGCTCGAGGGGCTCGAGCTTCTTGTTGATCACCTTCAGCTGTGCACGGTTCTTGATCAGCTCGTTGTGCACCTTGTTGTACTGCTCGATAAGCGGCTCGAGCTTGTTCCACTGCTCGGTGATCTGCTTCTCGACACTTGAGGGCGACGGAGTTGCGTGCGCCGCGGTCGGAACGAGCATCACCCCGACGGCGGCGATCACACCCAGCAGACTGCGCAGAATCGTGGCGCGGCGCGCCCCAACTCTTTTCACGTAGGTGCAGTGTCCTTTCTTCCCTCGGCCGCCGACCGGGTTAGCTGTCGGGTTCGGGCGGGAAGCGCGCCCGGCCGCGGTGCTGCTGCGGCTTCACCCCAGGGTCTTGTGGGTCCCCGGCACGCGACCGCGGTGACGCGGGCGCGATTAGGCGGTGACCCGTCAGTTCGCCCGGGGTTCGAGCGAGGGGGGACCGACGAGCCGGATGACACCGTACTCCGGATCTTCCGAGAATTGAACTGCGTGTAGCCGTGGCTGACGGCGCGTCACGAGGAAGAACCCTGAGTAGTCACAGCGGCCAGGTGGTCAGCGCGCGGTCCAGCCACGGCACCACCAGGATCACCGTCGGTAGCACGAGCAGACCCACCGCCATCGTCGCGGCCAGCACGGAGAGTGCGGCCGACCGGGAGTCCGCGCCGTCCAGCCGGTCCAGCCGGCGGCGGCGTTCGCGGGCCGCGCCGGCGCTGTCCATCCCGTCCGGCGCGTCCGGGCTGACCGCGTCGCTGAGCACCGACAACGCCGAGCGCAGCGGCTGCGCCCCGGAGCGTGCCCGGGCGGCGTCGTCCGCCGCCATCTCCAGCAGCAGATGGACGGCGTCCAGCGGCACCCGGCTGCGCAACGGCCGCGGCACCGCCCGGTAGAACGCCGTGAACGACTCCATGACCAGGGCGTGCCGGTAGCGCAGGTGCGCCTGCTCGTGCGCGATGACGGCGGCGACCTGTGCGGTGTCGAGCACCCGCAGCACCCCCTCGCTGAGCACCAGCCGCGGGCGCCGGCCGGGCAGGCAGTACGCGAACGGCAGCGGCCCGTCGAGCACACGCAACCCCTCGGGCACCTGCGCGGGCAGCTCGCCGTGGCGTTCGGCGCTGTCGAGCAGGTCCACCAGCATCCGGTGCCGCGCCCGGCGGGTCCGGGACCGGTAGCTGACCCCGGCCAGCGACACCAGCAGCCGGATGATGATCAGTGTGGCCACGGCCAGGGCGGCGATCAGCGCGGCCGTGCCGACCGGCTTGCCCGGGCCGGACTCGTCGATCAGCTCCTGCGGGCCGGCCAGCACGACGCCGAGCGCACACAGGATGCCGGCCAGCGTGATCGCCTGCCAGAGCACGATGGCGGCCACCGGCGCCCGGTCGGGCCAGCGGGCGGACGCGAGCACCCCCGGCACGACCAGCGACAGGGTCAGGCCGAGCGCGCCGAGCAGGAGAGCGGTCACCGTCTTTTCTTCGAGGCCTCGATCGCAGCGGACAGCGCGGACGGGTCGATCCGCCCGACGAAGTGTGCCAGAGCGGCGTCCCGCACGTCGTCCGGCGCGGCGCTCAGCGCGTCGAGCATCAGCGCCGCGGTCATCTCCTCGCGGGTCTGCGCCGGGGCGTACCGGTAGGCCCGGTCGGCCTTCTGCTGGGTGACCACGCCCTTCTTGGCGAGGCGGTCGAGCACGGTCATCACCGTCGTGTACGCGAGGTCGCGCTCACGGCTGAGCCGCTCGTGGACCTGCCGGACGGTCAACGGCTCGTCCGCGTCCCACAACTGCCGCATGATGTCGCGTTCGAGGTCGCCCAGTGCCATGTGACCCACTCTACTGCACAGCGTCGTACTACGAGCCGTAGTATCTACTACGAGACGTCGTAGAGGGGGCATTCCATGGACGTGCTCGACCTGACCCGGCTGCAGTTCGCGGTCGTGACGATCTACCACTACTTCTTCGTGCCGCTGTCGATCAGCCTCGCGGCCACCGCGGCCGGGCTGCAGCTCACCTGGCTGCGCACGAGCAACGAGAAGTACCGCGACCTCACCAAGTTCGTCGGCAAGCTGCTCATCGTCACGTTCGCCGTGGGCGTGGTCACCGGGCTGGTGCAGGAGTTCCAGTTCGGCATGGGCTGGAGCAACTTCGCCAAGTTCTACGGCGACGTGTTCGGCCCGACCCTGGCGATCGAGGGCATGCTGGCCTTCTTCCTCGAGGCCACGTTCCTCGCGCTGTGGTACTTCGGCTGGGACCGGCTGCCCCGCAAGCTGCACGCCGCCACCATCGTGATCGTCGCGGCCGGCACGATTCTGTCCGCGTTCATCATCCTGGCGGCCAACTCGTTCATGCAGCACCCGGTCGGCTACTCGCTCGACCCGGTCACCGGCCGCGCCCACCTCGACGACTTCGGTGCCCTGCTGCTCAACAAGGTCAACCTCGCCGCGTTCCCGCACACCCTGGCCGGTGCGGTCATGGTCGGCGGCTCGCTGCTGCTGGCCATCGCCGCGTGGCGGCTCAAGAGCGTCCAGGACCCCGGATTCCGTACGCTCGCCCGGCTGGGTGCCTGGCTGACCGTCGTCGGCGGCGCGCTCACCGCGCTCACCGGCGACCACCTCGGCAAGGTGATGACCGAGGTGCAGCCGATGAAGATGGCCGCGGCCGAAGCCCTCTACAGTACGACGACCGGGGCGCCCTTCTCCGCCTTCGCGCTCGGTAAGCTGGACGGCAGCGAGCCCTACTTCACGCTCGACATCCCGTACCTGCTGTCGATCCTCGGCAAGGGTGACCCGCACGCCACCGTGCAGGGCATCAACGACCTGCAGGCGCAGTACACCGCCCAGTACGGGCCGGGCAGCTACATCCCGATGATCCCGGTGGCGTTCTGGGCGTTCCGGCTGATGATCGGCATCGGCATGCTGGCCATGGCGGTCGCCGCCTACTACCTCTGGTCCACCCGCAAGGGCCGGGCGCCGCAGCGGTGGCACGACCGGCAGCTGCGGCGCTTCCTGCCGCTGATCCCGCTGCTGCCCACCGCGGCCAACTCCATCGGCTGGATCTTCACCGAGACCGCCCGCCAGCCGTGGATCGCGTTCGGCATCTCCAAGGTCGCCGACGGCATCTCCCCCGGGCTGACCCGCGGCGAGGTGCTCGTCTCGCTGGCCGGCTTCGCGCTGATCTACGGCATCGTCGCGGTCGTCTGGTTCCGGCTGATCCGGCACCTGTCCCGTCAGCCACTCACCCCGCCCGCCACCACGGACGTGCCCCCGGCCGGGGCGCCCGTCCGCGAGCCCGCACCCGTCTACTAGGAGCTCCGATGGTCACCCTGTGGTTCTCCCTCGTCGTCCTGTCCTGGGTGCTGTTCTTCGTGCTCGAGGGCTTCGACTTCGGCGTCGGCCTGCTCGGCCCGGTGCTCGGGCGCGACGATCACGAGCGCGGCGCGATCGTGCGTACCGTCGGGCCGTTCTGGGACGGCAACGAGGTCTGGCTGGTCGCCGCGATCGGTGTCACCTTCGCCGCGTTCCCCGACTGGTACGCCGCCCTGCTGTCGGCGCTCTACCTGCCGATGGCCGCGATCCTGCTGCTGCTGGCCATCCGCGGGGTGGCCCTGGAGTTCCGCGGCAAGGGCCACGGCGAGCGCTGGCGGCGCCGCTGCGACACCGCCCTGGCCGCCAGCTCGGCCGGCATCGTGCTGCTCTGGGGTGCGGTGCTCGGCGTCCTCACCCACGGGCTGCGCCTCGGCCCCGACGGCCAGGTCACCGGCACCGGGCCGGGCCGCAGCCTGGGCCCGCTGCTGTCCTGGCCCGCGCTGGCCGGTGCCGCCCTCGCGCTGTTCGCCGCGCTGGTGCTGGGCGCCGCGTTCCTGGCCCTGCGCACCACCGGCCCGGTGCACGCCCGGGCGCACCGCTGGACCGTCCGGCTCGCCGCCCTCGGCACCGCCGCGCTGACCGTCGCGGGCCTCGCCGGCATGTCGCGGCTCCTGCTGGCGGGGGCGGTCCTGCTGCTGGGCATCACCCTGATCGCCCGGTACGGCCGGGAGGCGCTCGCCTTCGCCGGGGCGGCGCTCGGGGTGGCCGGGGCTGTCGTCGCGGTCTTCACCCACCACGGCGACGTCGTGCTGCGCAGCACCCTGGACCCGGCCTGGTCGCTGACGATGACCGGCGCGGCCGCCACCGGTTCGGCGCTCGAGCTGATCACTGTCGTGGGCGTGGTGGTGCTCCCCGGCGTACTCGTCTACCAGGCGTTCTCCTACTGGGTGTTCCGCAGGCGCGTGGCCAGCGAACGGGTCGCCTCATGAGCACCGTGTCCCGGGCGCCGATCGACCCGCGGCTGCTGCGGCACGCGCGCTCGGGCCGCGCCGGGGTCGCGGTCCTGTCGGTGCTCGGGGCGGGACAGGCCGCGGCGACCCTGCTCGTCGCGGTCGCCCTGGCCCGCATCGTCACCGGCCACGACGCGATCGCGCTGCTCGCGGCGGCCTTCGTGCTGCGAGCCGCGCTGACCTGGGCCGAACAGGTCGTGGCCCAGCGCACCGCCGCCCGCGTCATCGGCGAGCTGCGCCGGCGCACCCTGCGGGCGGTCCTGCGGCACGGCCCGGCCTGGACCGCGGGGTACGGCAGTGGCCGGCTGATCGCCACGCTGACCGGCGGTCTCGACGCGCTGCGCCCGTGGTTCAGCGGCTACCTGCCGGCGCTGGTGCTCGGCGTCGCGCTGCCCCCGCTGGTGCTGCTCGCGATGGCGTTCGTCGACCCGGCGTCCGCACTGATCGCGCTGGTCACCCTGCCGCTGGTGCCGGTGCTCGGCGCGCTGATCGGCTGGGCCACCCGCAAGCGCGCCGACCAGGCCTGGGCCGCTGACGCCCGGCTGGCCGGCCATTTCCTCGACGTCGTGCGCGGCCTGACCACCCTGCGCGTCTTCGGCCGCGCCGAGCGGCAGATCACCGTCGTGCGCGACCTGACCGAGCAGCACCGTACGGCCACCATGCGCGTGCTCCGCGTCGCCTTCCTGTCGTCGACGGCGCTGGACCTGGTCGGCACGCTGTCGGTCGGCCTCATCGCCGTCGAGGCCGGGCTGCGCGTCGCCGCCGGCAGCATGCCCCTGGGCGCGGCGCTGCTGATCATCCTCCTGGCCCCGGAGGCCTACCGGCCGCTGCGCGAGATGGCGGCCCGGTTCCATGCGAGCGCGGACGCATCCGCGGTGATCGGAGATGTGGACGAGGTGCTGACCGACGAGGCGGCGTATCTGCCGCTACCCCTGACCGGGACCCGGCCGGGCGTGATCGTGTCCCGGCTGCGGGTGCGCCACCCCGGCGCGGCGGTGGACGCGCTGGTGCTGGACGGCCTGACCGTGCGCGACCACGAGATCGTCGCGCTGCGTGGCCCGTCCGGCGCGGGCAAGACCACAGCGCTGCGGGTGCTGGCCGGTCTGCAGGCGGCCGGTGCCGGCCGGGTGTCGCTGTCCGGCCCGGGCGTGCTCTACCTGCCCCAGCGCCCGGTGCTGCCGCACACCCGTACGGTGGCCGACGTGTTCCCCGGGCTTCGCCAGGCCGAGGTGACCGCGGCGCTGGCAACGGTGGGCCTGGACACCGAACTGGACCCGTCGACGGTGCTGGGCGAGCACGGCGCCGGCGTGTCGTCGGGCCAGCGGCAGCGGCTCGCCCTGGCGGCGCTGCTGCGGGCGGCGGCCCGGGAGCCGGTGGTGCTGCTGCTCGACGAGCCGACGGCCCACCTGGACGCGGCAGCCGAGCGACTAGTGCTCGCCCAGCTACGGCAGGCGGCCGGACGCGGGTGCGCCATCCTGGTGACCGCCCACCGCCCCGCCCTGCTGGCCGCGGCCGACCGGACCGTGGACGTCACCCCGCCCGCCACGCCCCCGCAGACCGCTGCCGCAACGGCAGTACCCGCACCGCCAACGGTCGCTCCGGGCCCGTCGGAGCCGGGGCCGTCGGAGCCGGGGCCGGGCGGGCGGCGCCGGTGGCTGTCCTCGACGGGCACCGCGGTGACGGCGGGCGCGGCCGGTTCGCTGGCCGGGATCGTGCTGACCGGCGCCGCCGCCTGGCTGCTCGTCCGCGCGGCATCGCTGCCGCCGGTGCTGACGCTGTCCGCCGCGGTCGTGCTGGTCCGGGGGTCCGCCGTGGCCCGGCCGCTGCTGCGCTACCTCGAACGGCTCGTCTCGCACGACGTCGCCTTCG includes:
- the cydC gene encoding thiol reductant ABC exporter subunit CydC codes for the protein MSTVSRAPIDPRLLRHARSGRAGVAVLSVLGAGQAAATLLVAVALARIVTGHDAIALLAAAFVLRAALTWAEQVVAQRTAARVIGELRRRTLRAVLRHGPAWTAGYGSGRLIATLTGGLDALRPWFSGYLPALVLGVALPPLVLLAMAFVDPASALIALVTLPLVPVLGALIGWATRKRADQAWAADARLAGHFLDVVRGLTTLRVFGRAERQITVVRDLTEQHRTATMRVLRVAFLSSTALDLVGTLSVGLIAVEAGLRVAAGSMPLGAALLIILLAPEAYRPLREMAARFHASADASAVIGDVDEVLTDEAAYLPLPLTGTRPGVIVSRLRVRHPGAAVDALVLDGLTVRDHEIVALRGPSGAGKTTALRVLAGLQAAGAGRVSLSGPGVLYLPQRPVLPHTRTVADVFPGLRQAEVTAALATVGLDTELDPSTVLGEHGAGVSSGQRQRLALAALLRAAAREPVVLLLDEPTAHLDAAAERLVLAQLRQAAGRGCAILVTAHRPALLAAADRTVDVTPPATPPQTAAATAVPAPPTVAPGPSEPGPSEPGPGGRRRWLSSTGTAVTAGAAGSLAGIVLTGAAAWLLVRAASLPPVLTLSAAVVLVRGSAVARPLLRYLERLVSHDVAFARLGQWRSAVYAALIPRVPGPRLRRRGDLLTRVVDDVDARADGLLRGRLPAVTAGVTLLVAGGVAAGVTPLLALPLGAGLLIAAVGAPAVASWRAGREEAATSTARDEVRDAVVETVDGIEELAVRPGGALDVPDRRSRELARREARAARTAGLAAALGLLGWGVAVVGTALVLRHTTGLSAEWAAVLLLGVVALGEPVATLPEAALARRRAAAAEHRLAAIVQQPRSTPQRQGTATSRRTDGEVRVSGLVAGWDTPVLCGLDLEIPPGRSAAVLGRSGGGKSTLAAVLAGLLDPAAGEVARPGPVVLVGDEADHVFASTVRENLRLARPAADDDALRSALVRVGLGAWLAGLPEGLDTWLGTGGSTISGGQRRRLATARALLADPSLLVLDEPTEGLDEAGADELMADLLGAAHGRTVLLLTHRTEGLDLVDDVYELREGRLTGAALTVR